A single genomic interval of Aedes aegypti strain LVP_AGWG chromosome 1, AaegL5.0 Primary Assembly, whole genome shotgun sequence harbors:
- the LOC110674850 gene encoding uncharacterized protein LOC110674850, with protein sequence MSCNNMEAQQASTSTDWYECGSNPGNHGISYEKDLAFVTFVAASLEESKFKLAVEMTAAEKFDDVVVFKEESKEVLLFQAKHSINGGHVLYDDLLSDDPRKSKDFAFSRYIQSYLRIKENKVFEGYKLTIIIFTNKSLTRTAELNQLMNVQVQNVNSIIKWCDSKKNLCFESLNDEAVVEKINSELFKIKADIEKLVETGKISDLLMQYKKPLQNILKIADGKISFKEPAVDSKDMRTYRWMLAELAKLKPIRLDEKTVKSLNSFFFTGKSRNNLLPVIVEEEQMREFFQSLIFCTEQPTDLRSVAEKMINSWMPRWVDSDLARELKYFDTVFNKWHAQILKQKDYLTFHKQGLDCVQYMKSELEKKFKNKHSLVAANLSIYVSRTIIKTINKKDDDKIESQTNRFTLNHKLFEEKSKVQTIQMSDQDFIEQIYQQNAVSAGTKCQILIGEPGMGKTTLIYNLFWQSQNLKNVAVYLIRLKNLKYYEEKKSDPLHIFEHELPQESGNILRNYLESSEIQIVFLLDGFDEMNPAHQHSVLTIFEKILEKKNTQCIITGRKHVCKLLEDRFKAHALKLKPFDYNEQVKFLKLFWRVESSEALFMKFAEQLLKKFHNEIKGNDYDFAGLPLMIRMLAEVYVDDFQKFLKTETADATCTFESEKLNVLNLFEKFVKISFNLTMKSNDRKAVYAYDEIEDEIGELIEPSFDFFMEQLQLLAIQYLEIEELQDVIKKPPFNKNNNRLQERFRRGNEKSMLISASSADKIDFIHLSYAEYFVAKFIFDHIDECKFSLMKIIQDREVVRKFFFLMVEHKCNENSEQMQIVQSLYSQNTEVVVWACLGGNEKIAMRLLRKSKINSNDPHHKILMHAAVDGGSTGLVMALLGEFQLSVNIQYGYNFIRVHKLLIDKFGVNSKYIFHGTPLHTAAYNGYIEMVKLLIDHNVNIDTKDDAGRTPLHRASRNGHHEVVKLLIDNGANVNTTDNEGWTPLHYASRNGQLEVVKLLIDNGANVDTKNARGSTSFHFASQNGPLKVVKLLIDNGANVDTTDNEGSTPLHYASRNGHLTVVKLLIDNGANVDTTQNEGWTPLHYASRNGQLEVVKLLIDNGANVDTTDNEGSTPLHYASRNGHLEVVKLLIDNGANVDTANNYECTPLHYAFLNGDLEVMKLLIDNVANVDTTDNEGSTPLHYASRNGHLEVVKLLIDNGANVDTKNARGSTSFHIASENGRLKVVKLLIDNGANVDTTDNKGWTPLHYASRNGQLEVVKLLIDNGANVDTKNARGSTSFHFASQNGRLKVVKLLIDNGANVDTTDNEGSTPLHYASRNGHLEVVKLLIDNGANVDTANNYECTPLHYAFLNGDLEVMKLLIDNGANVDTTDNEGSTPLHYASRNGHLEVVKLLIDNGANVDTTQNEGWTPLHYASLYGRLKVVKLLIDNGANVDTTDNEGSTPLHYASRNGHLEVVKLLIDNGANVDTKNARGSTSFHIASENGRLKVVKLLIDNGANIDTTDNKGWTPLHYASRNGQLEVVKLLIDNGANVDTKNARGSTSFHIASENGRLKVVKLLIDNGANVDTTDNEGSTPLHYASRNGQLEVVKLLIDNGANVDTTDNEGSTPLHYASLYGHLEVVKLLIENRANIDTKNTRGSTSLHIASQNGRLEVVKLLIENRANIDTAENEGITLPIG encoded by the coding sequence TTGCAATAATATGGAAGCTCAACAGGCATCAACATCTACTGACTGGTACGAATGTGGAAGTAATCCCGGAAACCATGGCATCAGTTACGAGAAGGATCTCGCATTCGTAACCTTTGTAGCGGCTTCCTTGGAAGAAAGTAAGTTCAAGCTGGCCGTAGAGATGAcagcagcagagaaattcgatgACGTGGTAGTTTTCAAAGAAGAATCCAAAGAGGTGTTGTTATTCCAGGCCAAACATTCCATTAATGGAGGTCACGTATTGTACGACGACCTACTCTCTGATGATCCGAGAAAAAGCAAAGACTTTGCTTTTTCTCGGTATATTCAATCTTATCTGAGGATTAaagaaaacaaagtttttgaagGTTATAAACTAACAATCATTATATTCACTAATAAATCACTGACACGAACTGCTGAGCTTAACCAGTTGATGAATGTCCAAGTACAAAACGTGAACAGCATCATTAAATGGTGCGATTCtaagaaaaatctttgttttgagTCACTTAACGATGAAGcagttgttgaaaaaataaattctgaGCTGTTCAAAATCAAAGCAGACATAGAAAAACTTGTagaaactggaaaaatatcagATTTGCTGATGCAATACAAGAAACCATTGcaaaatattcttaaaattGCTGATGGAAAAATAAGTTTCAAAGAGCCTGCAGTGGATAGCAAAGATATGAGAACTTATCGATGGATGCTTGCCGAGTTAGCCAAGTTGAAGCCGATTAGATTAGATGAAAAAACTGTTAAAAGcttgaatagttttttttttaccggaAAATCGAGGAACAATCTTCTTCCTGTGATTGTAGAAGAAGAACAAATGCGggaattttttcaaagtttaattttctgTACAGAACAACCAACTGACCTAAGAAGTGTTGCCGAGAAAATGATAAACTCCTGGATGCCACGGTGGGTTGACAGTGATCTTGCAcgggaattaaaatattttgacacagtCTTCAACAAATGGCACGCACAAATACTGAAACAAAAAGACTATCTTACATTTCACAAACAGGGTTTGGATTGCGTTCAATATATGAAGTCAGAATTagagaaaaaatttaaaaataaacattctttggTTGCAGCCAATTTATCAATATATGTCTCGCGCAccataattaaaacaataaataaaaaagacgACGACAAAATAGAATCACAAACTAATCGCTTTACATTGAATCACAAATTATTTGAAGAGAAAAGCAAAGTACAAACTATCCAAATGAGTGATCAGGATTTTATAGAACAGATCTATCAGCAGAATGCGGTATCAGCAGGAACGAAATGTCAAATACTGATTGGAGAACCCGGTATGGGAAAAACCACATTAATTTATAACTTGTTTTGGCAATCACAAAACCTAAAAAATGTAGCCGTTTATCTAATCCgtttaaaaaatcttaaatattacgaagaaaaaaaaagtgatccCCTGCACATCTTCGAACATGAATTGCCCCAAGAGAGTGGGAATATTTTGCGAAATTATTTGGAAAGTTCGGAAATTCAAATTGTATTCCTTTTAGATGGGTTCGATGAAATGAATCCAGCTCACCAACATTCAGTActgacaatatttgaaaaaattctggagaaaaagAACACTCAATGCATAATTACGGGAAGGAAACATGTTTGCAAACTGCTCGAGGACAGATTTAAAGCGCATGCGTTGAAGCTGAAACCGTTCGACTACAACGAAcaagtaaaatttttaaaattgttttggaGGGTGGAAAGCAGTGAAGCTCTTTTCATGAAATTTGCCGAGCAGTTGCTCAAAAAGTTCCATAACGAAATCAAAGGGAACGATTACGACTTCGCAGGGCTTCCCCTGATGATACGAATGTTGGCCGAGGTTTATGTGGATGattttcagaagtttctcaaAACTGAAACAGCTGATGCAACTTGTACATTTGAGTCGGAAAAACTTAATGTACtcaatttgtttgaaaagtttgtgAAAATATCTTTCAACTTAACAATGAAGAGTAACGATAGAAAAGCTGTATACGCATATGATGAAATTGAGGATGAAATTGGTGAACTAATAGAACCTAGTTTTGACTTCTTTATGGAACAACTTCAATTGTTAGCCATCCAATATTTGGAAATCGAAGAGTTGCAAGATGTTATAAAGAAACCTCCGTTTAATAAAAACAACAATCGACTTCAGGAACGTTTTCGGAGAGGAAATGAAAAATCTATGCTAATCAGTGCCTCATCTGCAGATAAAATAGATTTCATTCATTTGTCGTATGCTGAATactttgttgcaaaatttatatttgatCACATAGATGAATGCAAATTTTCACTGATGAAAATAATACAAGATCGAGAAGTTGTAcgaaaatttttcttcttaatGGTGGAGCACAAGTgtaatgaaaattctgaacaaatgcAAATAGTGCAAAGTCTGTATAGTCAGAACACAGAGGTTGTCGTCTGGGCTTGTCTTGGTGGTAACGAGAAAATAGCAATGCGTTTGCTACGAAAGTCGAAAATCAACTCTAATGACCCACACCACAAAATTCTCATGCACGCCGCAGTTGATGGAGGTTCAACCGGTTTAGTTATGGCATTACTTGGTGAATTTCAATTATCTGTGAACATTCAATACGGTTATAATTTTATTCGTGTCCATAAATTGCTGATAGATAAGTTTGGAGTTAattcaaaatacatttttcatgGAACTCCTCTCCATACAGCCGCCTACAATGGTTATATAGAAATGGTAAAATTGCTAATTGATCACAATGTAAATATTGACACTAAGGACGATGCAGGAAGGACACCTCTCCATCGTGCATCCCGAAATGGTCATCATgaggttgtgaaattactgattgataatggagcaaaCGTTAACACTACGGACAATGAAGGATGGACACCTCTCCATTATGCATCCCGAAATGGTCAActtgaggttgtgaaattactgattgataatggagcaaatgttgacactaagAATGCTAGAGGGTCGACATCTTTCCATTTTGCATCCCAAAATGGCCCTCTTAAggttgtgaaattactgattgataatggagcaaatgttgacactactGACAATGAAGGATCGACACCTCTCCATTATGCATCCCGAAATGGTCATCTTACGGTTgtaaaattactgattgataacggagcaaatgttgacactacgcaAAATGAAGGATGGACACCTCTCCATTATGCATCCCGAAATGGTCAActtgaggttgtgaaattactgattgataatggagcaaatgttgacactacggaCAATGAAGGATCGACACCTCTCCATTATGCATCCCgaaatggtcatcttgaggttgtgaaattactgattgataatggagcaaatgttgacactgcGAACAATTACGAATGCACACCTCTCCATTATGCATTCCTAAATGGTGATCTTGAGGTtatgaaattactgattgataatgtagcaaatgttgacactactGACAATGAAGGATCGACACCTCTCCATTATGCATCCCgaaatggtcatcttgaggttgtgaaattactgattgataatggagcaaatgttgacactaagAATGCTAGAGGGTCGACATCTTTCCATATAGCATCCGAAAATGGCCGTCTTAAggttgtgaaattactgattgataatggagcaaatgttgacactactGACAATAAAGGATGGACACCTCTCCATTATGCATCCCGAAATGGTCAActtgaggttgtgaaattactgattgataatggagcaaatgttgacactaagAATGCTAGAGGGTCGACATCTTTCCATTTTGCATCCCAAAATGGCCGTCTTAAggttgtgaaattactgattgataatggagcaaatgttgacactacggaCAATGAAGGATCGACACCTCTCCATTATGCATCCCgaaatggtcatcttgaggttgtgaaattactgattgataatggagcaaatgttgacactgcGAACAATTACGAATGCACACCTCTCCATTATGCATTCCTAAATGGTGATCTTGAGGTtatgaaattactgattgataatggagcaaatgttgacactactGACAATGAAGGATCGACACCTCTCCATTATGCATCCCgaaatggtcatcttgaggttgtgaaattactgattgataacggagcaaatgttgacactacgcaAAATGAAGGATGGACACCTCTCCATTATGCATCCCTATATGGCCGTCTTAAggttgtgaaattactgattgataatggagcaaatgttgacactactGACAATGAAGGATCGACACCTCTCCATTATGCATCCCgaaatggtcatcttgaggttgtgaaattactgattgataatggagcaaatgttgacactaagAATGCTAGAGGGTCGACATCTTTCCATATAGCATCCGAAAATGGCCGTCTTAAggttgtgaaattactgattgataatggagcaaatATTGACACTACTGACAATAAAGGATGGACACCTCTCCATTATGCATCCCGAAATGGTCAActtgaggttgtgaaattactgattgataatggagcaaatgttgacactaagAATGCTAGAGGGTCGACATCTTTCCATATAGCATCCGAAAATGGCCGTCTTAAggttgtgaaattactgattgataatggagcaaatgttgacactacggaCAATGAAGGATCGACACCTCTCCATTATGCATCCCGAAATGGTCAActtgaggttgtgaaattactgattgataatggagcaaatgttgacactactGACAATGAAGGATCGACACCTCTCCATTATGCATCCCTAtatggtcatcttgaggttgtgaaattactgattgaaaaTAGAGCAAATATTGACACAAAGAATACTAGAGGGTCGACATCTTTGCATATAGCATCCCAAAATGGCCGtcttgaggttgtgaaattactgattgaaaaTAGAGCAAATATTGACACTGCGGAAAATGAAGGGATTACGCTCCCGATTGGCTGA